The Patescibacteria group bacterium genome window below encodes:
- the recA gene encoding recombinase RecA, with protein MTEATKKNTSKAAEGGEKFAAATAAMEQIKSMFGEGSIMKFGDVKTAQVDAIPTGCTSLDLALGVGGVPRGRIIEIFGPEASGKTTLAQHVIAEVQKQGGIAAFIDAEHALDPDYATKIGVNIKDLLISQPDTGEQALEILETLVRSNAIDVVVVDSVAALVPKKEIEGDMGDSHMGLQARLMSQALRKLTGVVSKSKTVVIFINQIRMKIGVFFGNPETTTGGTALKFYSSVRLEVRRSAQIKQGERNIGNRVKCKVVKNKVSAPFKTCEFDIMYNEGISLAGDLLDIGVEFGLINKSGNSYSYGEVKLGVGRENAKQTLRADKKMMAEIRKKVLAEAKIRDDQ; from the coding sequence ATGACGGAAGCAACAAAAAAGAATACCTCCAAAGCCGCCGAAGGCGGAGAGAAGTTTGCCGCTGCGACTGCAGCCATGGAACAAATTAAGTCCATGTTTGGCGAAGGTTCTATTATGAAGTTCGGTGACGTTAAGACTGCTCAGGTGGATGCTATTCCAACGGGCTGTACCTCTCTTGATTTAGCCTTGGGAGTTGGCGGAGTTCCCAGAGGTAGAATTATTGAAATTTTTGGTCCTGAAGCCTCTGGTAAAACAACCTTGGCACAGCATGTTATTGCTGAGGTACAAAAACAAGGAGGCATTGCAGCTTTTATTGACGCTGAACATGCCCTTGACCCTGATTATGCCACTAAGATCGGAGTTAACATTAAAGATCTTTTAATTTCTCAGCCAGATACTGGTGAACAGGCTTTAGAGATTCTTGAAACCCTAGTACGGTCTAACGCTATTGATGTAGTAGTGGTTGACTCGGTGGCTGCTTTGGTTCCGAAGAAAGAAATTGAAGGAGATATGGGTGATTCTCATATGGGATTACAAGCTAGGTTAATGAGCCAAGCTTTGCGTAAGTTAACCGGTGTAGTATCTAAATCAAAAACAGTAGTTATTTTTATCAACCAGATTAGAATGAAGATCGGAGTATTCTTTGGCAACCCAGAAACAACTACTGGTGGTACAGCTTTGAAGTTTTATTCTTCTGTTCGTTTAGAGGTTCGTCGTAGCGCCCAAATAAAACAAGGAGAAAGAAATATCGGTAATAGGGTTAAGTGTAAGGTGGTAAAGAATAAGGTTAGCGCTCCCTTTAAAACTTGTGAATTTGATATCATGTATAATGAAGGTATTTCTTTAGCAGGTGACCTTTTAGATATTGGTGTTGAATTCGGATTAATTAACAAATCCGGTAATTCATACAGCTACGGAGAGGTTAAATTGGGTGTTGGTAGAGAAAACGCCAAACAAACCCTTAGGGCAGATAAGAAAATGATGGCTGAGATAAGGAAAAAGGTTTTAGCTGAGGCTAAAATCAGAGATGATCAGTAG
- the efp gene encoding elongation factor P, whose amino-acid sequence MLSLTEIKMGSVITINREPYAVIKAEHHKMGRGGAVLKTKLRNLISGNVIEKTWQGNDKAEEAAVEKRKADFLYQDGNLAYFMDNDNFEQFTLDMETIGEQAKFMKDGINVTVLHFEEKPMTIELPIKVELKVTSAPPGVRGNSAGNVMKTAELETGVEISVPMFVNTDDMIRVNTQTGEYVERV is encoded by the coding sequence ATGCTTAGTTTAACGGAAATAAAAATGGGTTCGGTTATTACTATTAATAGAGAGCCTTACGCTGTCATTAAAGCCGAACATCATAAAATGGGAAGAGGTGGAGCGGTTTTAAAAACCAAACTTCGTAATCTAATCTCTGGTAACGTAATTGAAAAAACCTGGCAAGGTAATGATAAAGCCGAGGAAGCAGCTGTAGAAAAACGTAAAGCAGATTTTCTTTACCAAGACGGAAACCTAGCCTATTTTATGGATAATGATAATTTTGAACAATTTACCCTAGACATGGAAACAATCGGGGAACAAGCTAAGTTTATGAAAGACGGTATTAATGTTACTGTACTGCATTTTGAAGAAAAGCCAATGACTATTGAACTACCGATTAAGGTAGAATTAAAGGTTACCTCTGCTCCACCAGGCGTTAGGGGTAACTCAGCCGGTAATGTTATGAAAACCGCCGAACTGGAAACCGGAGTTGAAATCTCTGTACCAATGTTTGTTAACACCGATGACATGATTAGGGTTAATACCCAAACTGGAGAATACGTAGAAAGAGTGTAA
- the rpsR gene encoding 30S ribosomal protein S18 → MPTTKAKQCYFKSNNIKEIDYKDVELLKKFTNSYGQILPSRRTGVSATYQRKLATAIKRARIMALIHFPNQRR, encoded by the coding sequence ATGCCCACTACTAAAGCCAAACAGTGTTATTTTAAAAGTAACAACATTAAAGAAATAGATTATAAAGATGTTGAGTTACTTAAAAAATTCACCAATTCATACGGACAGATCTTACCAAGTCGCCGTACTGGTGTTTCCGCTACCTACCAAAGAAAACTAGCGACCGCCATTAAGCGAGCTCGTATTATGGCCCTGATCCACTTCCCTAACCAAAGACGCTAA